The following proteins come from a genomic window of Lolium rigidum isolate FL_2022 chromosome 5, APGP_CSIRO_Lrig_0.1, whole genome shotgun sequence:
- the LOC124656734 gene encoding BTB/POZ and MATH domain-containing protein 2-like, translated as MAEDKSNDCEVVPTRETGQFHFRVCFSPIEAPLSVRTVASSIVAGCECQANFLRYHNDAVLKLILIVRHGSNPTMDGIKVIPNMVLLDKTGSPASMGTATTTRSPEDKIAYNLNLSSLSEDVRANCVLDDHFQVMCSVEVVRDGVPATAPSTSEEEFPGLGHDLAMMSDKQQLTDVSFDVDGESFSAHRLVLAARSAVFRAELYDPMAESRMASITIQEMGASTFRSMLHYMYHGSLPDAGRTDVSSTMAEYQSLLAAADRYGVERLKKICEDKLCGNGITVDNVVSTLELAERHVCPKLKASCLDFLSDGENFKMVATTDEYFHLMQTAPSVLVEVRNRFKMAHEKPTVNESGAHKKSRMTNVLGISTDY; from the coding sequence ATGGCAGAGGACAAGTCCAATGACTGCGAGGTCGTCCCTACAAGGGAGACTGGCCAATTCCATTTCCGGGTATGCTTCTCGCCGATCGAGGCTCCCCTCAGCGTTAGGACAGTCGCTAGCAGCATCGTCGCCGGATGCGAGTGCCAAGCAAATTTTTTGCGCTACCACAACGACGCTGTGCTCAAGCTTATTCTTATAGTCCGACATGGATCAAACCCCACGATGGACGGCATCAAGGTCATACCCAACATGGTTCTCCTCGACAAGACCGGGTCACCCGCGTCGATGGGGACAGCGACAACCACCCGCTCCCCGGAGGATAAAATAGCATACAACTTGAACCTAAGCTCGCTGTCCGAGGATGTCAGGGCGAACTGTGTCCTGGACGACCACTTCCAAGTCATGTGCTCGGTGGAGGTCGTCAGGGACGGGGTACCGGCGACGGCTCCATCAACATCGGAGGAGGAGTTCCCTGGTTTGGGCCATGATCTTGCCATGATGTCAGACAAGCAACAGCTCACCGACGTCTCCTTCGATGTTGACGGCGAGAGCTTCAGCGCACACCGCCTCGTGCTCGCGGCACGGTCGGCGGTGTTCCGAGCAGAGCTCTATGACCCCATGGCGGAAAGCAGGATGGCGTCCATCACCATCCAAGAAATGGGGGCCTCCACCTTCAGATCTATGCTCCATTACATGTACCACGGTTCATTGCCCGATGCTGGCAGGACGGATGTTTCCTCCACCATGGCAGAATACCAGAGTTTGCTTGCAGCGGCGGATAGGTACGGGGTAGAGcggctgaagaagatatgtgagGACAAGCTATGTGGCAACGGTATAACGGTAGACAATGTCGTCTCAACGTTGGAGCTGGCAGAGCGCCATGTCTGCCCTAAACTCAAAGCTAGCTGCCTTGATTTCCTATCGGATGGTGAAAATTTCAAGATGGTTGCGACCACCGATGAGTACTTCCATTTGATGCAGACTGCTCCTTCTGTCTTGGTTGAAGTGAGGAATCGGTTCAAGATGGCACATGAAAAGCCGACTGTCAATGAATCTGGTGCTCACAAGAAAAGCCGAATGACGAATGTGTTAGGGATCTCAACGGATTACTAA
- the LOC124655539 gene encoding BTB/POZ and MATH domain-containing protein 1-like codes for MAEGRRSGCEIVPGKDTSLFHLRVWLSSPEDIHPADDLFGDMKINVGGRNCTAYYIFAGSSDPTITLALTGPLDYALGGTAAKVSIRMVLLDKTGSPVTSVGRETASWEGYYAMIAAWDDVKANCLVDNYFVVLCSVHIDRKPQASSVKEELPDLGHDLAIMSDKEDLTDVSFHVGGESFSAHRLVLATRSPVFRAQLYGPMAESKMTSITVQDMEASTFRCMLHYIYHGSLSDVAVKDVCSTMPQYQHLLVAADRYGVEGLKKICEDKLSGNGITVDSVISMLELAEDHVCPKLKAACLDFLADGDNYKMVTISDEYIRLIQSFPNLLVEVRSRIKKTLEESTTINPGAHKKTRLR; via the coding sequence ATGGCCGAAGGTAGGCGATCCGGTTGCGAAATCGTCCCTGGGAAAGACACTAGCCTCTTCCATTTACGAGTATGGCTCTCGTCGCCTGAGGATATTCATCCCGCCGATGACTTATTTGGAGATATGAAGATCAACGTTGGTGGACGCAACTGCACTGCGTATTACATATTTGCTGGGAGCTCGGACCCAACAATCACGCTCGCATTGACAGGGCCGCTTGACTATGCTCTGGGGGGCACCGCCGCCAAGGTGTCTATACGCATGGTTTTACTCGACAAGACCGGCTCACCGGTGACTTCGGTGGGCAGAGAAACTGCGAGCTGGGAAGGCTATTACGCAATGATTGCAGCCTGGGACGATGTCAAGGCCAACTGTTTGGTGGACAACTATTTTGTGGTGCTGTGCTCTGTGCACATCGACCGGAAACCTCAAGCTTCATCGGTAAAGGAGGAGCTCCCGGATCTAGGTCATGACCTGGCCATTATGTCAGACAAAGAAGACCTTACTGATGTTTCCTTCCATGTCGGTGGGGAGAGCTTCAGCGCACATCGCCTGGTGCTCGCGACCCGGTCACCGGTCTTTAGAGCACAGCTCTATGGCCCGATGGCTGAAAGCAAGATGACTTCTATAACCGTCCAAGACATGGAGGCCTCTACCTTCAGATGTATGCTCCATTACATTTATCATGGTTCACTGTCTGATGTTGCTGTGAAGGATGTCTGTTCCACCATGCCACAATACCAGCACCTGCTTGTAGCCGCTGACAGATACGGGGTAGAGGGGCTGAAAAAGATTTGTGAGGACAAGCTATCGGGCAATGGTATCACCGTAGACAGTGTTATCTCAATGTTGGAGCTGGCTGAGGACCACGTCTGCCCCAAACTCAAAGCTGCATGCCTTGATTTCCTCGCTGATGGTGACAATTATAAGATGGTTACGATATCTGATGAGTACATCCGTTTGATACAGAGCTTTCCGAATCTCTTGGTTGAAGTGCGGAGTAGGATCAAGAAAACACTTGAAGAATCTACTACCATAAATCCTGGTGCTCACAAGAAAACCCGATTGCGCTAG